The following coding sequences are from one Lolium rigidum isolate FL_2022 chromosome 6, APGP_CSIRO_Lrig_0.1, whole genome shotgun sequence window:
- the LOC124664748 gene encoding probable aspartic protease At2g35615 — protein MAGTTVTRALLLIGVVLTAQLWRCTAYAGDGFSVEFIHRDSLKSPFHDPSLTAPERMLAAARRSTARAAALTRSFAAGGSPDGAVSQIIGRPFEYLMYVNVGTPPTRMLALADTGSDLVWLRCSNDTTAQPPNGDFNPSNSSTFGRVGCDSAACRALTGTSCGTDGSSCMYDYKYASSYDVIGVLSTETFTFEDAPGGCVGCRDRPQLRVANVNFGCTTSTFGVFGGDGVVGLGDGTLSLVSQIGADTSFGRRFSYCLAPFSAPNASSALNFGSRAAVKEPGAVTAVLFPSQGDAFHIIALEDIKIGNATFALPSRKRYDVVLDTGSMLTYLARVLLDPMVEELKRRINLPTVPSPDHTLQLCYDVNDANRRSLFEKNVPDITLQLIGQGAPELTLKPENMFAELQEGFMCLAVAPVTDQQPLALIGCIAQQNLHIGYDLDKGTVTLANADCASSYQQLPSAPL, from the coding sequence ATGGCGGGGACGACGGTAACTCGCGCTTTGCTGCTAATTGGCGTCGTCCTGACGGCTCAGCTCTGGCGGTGCACGGCGTACGCTGGCGACGGGTTTAGCGTGGAGTTCATCCACCGTGACTCTCTCAAGTCGCCGTTCCACGACCCGTCGCTTACCGCGCCGGAACGCATGCTCGCTGCCGCGCGACGATCCACGGCGCGCGCCGCGGCGCTCACACGCTCCTTCGCCGCTGGCGGCTCCCCTGACGGCGCCGTCTCTCAGATCATCGGCAGGCCATTCGAGTACCTAATGTACGTCAACGTCGGCACCCCGCCCACCCGCATGCTCGCCCTGGCCGACACCGGCAGCGACCTCGTGTGGCTGCGTTGCAGCAACGACACCACCGCCCAACCTCCGAACGGCGACTTCAACCCGTCCAACTCTTCCACGTTCGGCCGCGTGGGCTGCGACTCCGCCGCGTGCCGCGCGCTCACCGGCACCTCCTGCGGCACCGACGGCTCCAGCTGCATGTACGACTACAAATACGCCAGTAGCTATGATGTCATCGGCGTCCTCTCCACCGAGACATTCACCTTCGAAGACGCCCCCGGTGGCTGCGTGGGGTGCCGCGATCGCCCGCAGCTGCGGGTGGCGAACGTCAACTTCGGCTGCACCACGTCCACGTTCGGCGTGTTCGGGGGCGACGGCGTCGTCGGCCTCGGCGACGGAACCTTGTCCCTCGTCTCCCAGATCGGCGCCGACACCTCGTTCGGACGGAGGTTCTCCTACTGCCTCGCGCCGTTCTCCGCGCCGAACGCCTCCTCCGCGCTCAACTTCGGCTCCCGCGCCGCCGTCAAGGAGCCGGGCGCGGTCACCGCGGTGCTGTTCCCGTCCCAAGGGGACGCCTTCCACATCATCGCGCTCGAGGACATCAAGATCGGGAACGCCACCTTCGCGCTTCCGAGCCGGAAACGGTACGATGTCGTCCTCGACACAGGCTCGATGCTGACGTACCTCGCAAGGGTGCTGCTGGACCCGATGGTGGAGGAGCTCAAACGGCGGATCAATCTCCCGACGGTGCCGTCGCCGGATCATACGCTGCAGCTGTGCTACGACGTGAACGATGCGAACCGTAGGTCCCTGTTCGAGAAGAATGTGCCGGACATTACGCTGCAGCTAATCGGCCAAGGCGCACCGGAGCTGACGCTGAAGCCGGAGAACATGTTCGCGGAGTTGCAGGAGGGGTTTATGTGTTTGGCGGTGGCACCGGTGACGGATCAGCAGCCACTGGCCCTCATCGGGTGCATCGCGCAGCAGAACTTGCACATTGGCTACGACCTGGACAAGGGCACCGTCACCTTGGCCAACGCCGACTGCGCGAGCTCCTACCAGCAGTTACCATCGGCACCTCTGTAG